The stretch of DNA TTTGATTAACCTTGTATGTCCCTTTTTTCCTGAAACATTTTACCTGACTTGTTTAGTTATTCTAAACAACCCAAATGTTAAGGGATGCTAAACATATCGTCAATGTGTTTAATTGATGGTTGATGTCATGCTGCCAAAACGTCTTAAGGCCGCCAGAAAAAAAGCTCATCTGACTCAAGAGAAATTAGGAGTTATGGCTGGAATTGATGAATCCACTGCCCGTTCACGCGTTTCTCAGTATGAGAGTGGTACTTATCGCCCGACATTTGAAATGATGTG from Limnobaculum xujianqingii encodes:
- a CDS encoding helix-turn-helix domain-containing protein, translating into MLPKRLKAARKKAHLTQEKLGVMAGIDESTARSRVSQYESGTYRPTFEMMCSIAKVLNVPECYFYTVDDKFAEAILALYEANDVS